The following DNA comes from Triticum aestivum cultivar Chinese Spring chromosome 3D, IWGSC CS RefSeq v2.1, whole genome shotgun sequence.
TGAACCTTACAAAGCCTCAAACATCTCAATTGCACAGAtatttcagagagagagagagaagcagtaGGTAGGTTCAGAGAAGAAGGGTAGCAGGGGAAGTATAGAGAGATAGCAGCAGGAGGTTGGgggcagcagcagcaagaggaGAAGCAGAATGGGGCGCTGGAGAGAGGAGCAGCAGCAAAGGAGGCAAGGAAGTAGAGCAGCAGTAAGTGGAGAAGATCAGCAGCAAGGGGgcgcaaggagagaggaagaggaacagcAGGGGAAGAAGAAATTGGGAAAGCAGCAGGGAGAGGCGCGCCGGCTGGAGGGAGAGGTCGCGCGAGGTGTGGTGGTGAATGGATGGCGCAGGTGGTGGATGGAGGCGTTAGTGGCGCGCTGGGGTGCGGTGGTGCTGGTGATGGATGGCTGGATGGGTGGCGGAGGcgcaccaccacgccggcctggccgtggcggcggccggaggtggagaaggaggggtgagggagagagatggagatgCCAGGCCCGGTTTGGGAATGGAGGCTGCTAGGGATTTTGATCCCCTCCGATCAGATCTGAATGTTTTCACTTtggccctccttcttccttcttttggCACAAGATGATCCCTCCACTTCTTAAGCTAGCCCCCCTAAGCTTTAATCTTCTTCAAGCTTGAGtccctctttcttctcttcttGCCCGTGATCTTGTTCCTCAATTCTTTCTAGACAGAAACTTGTAGATTATAGTGCCTTgtcgcacttttctgcaaaagaaacaCAATGACTAGTAAATGATTCATTATATGATTTTCATGCAAATATTCAACTAAACTTAGCAAGAATAGATGGGCATAACTCAACGAATGGTATAATTCAATGCCAAAATTatgtatatgaaatgtgcttatcaagtttccccacacttaaatctttgcttgtcctcaagcaaaggaatatgacaagaaCTAGATAGTGAATTGTGAACTGACTGCAGAATGTCAAGTGAAGTAGATCTCTAAACAGTGCATGCTTCAGACTTCGTTAGTGAAAATTAATGGTTAGAGTGCTACAAAGCAGTAGGATACTAGTAGACTTGACCATTTTAAACTTTTGCAATGATAAACGAAGATTAGCAAGTTCAAATGCTGATTGTGCCAAaaggttcctaaagagagcatgatcctGAGAACAAAAGGAACTTGAATTAAATCACTTATTTGCAGAAATATAATATTGTGGTTGAACCACTTATTAAATTTGAAGTTAGTAATTATAATATTTTATCAGTctcaccaaaggaacataccaccgatcccgtgaacatggtatacacctggctcgaccaattattagttttttttgtttgtctccccaaaggaacataccactgatccagagaacatggtatacacctggttcgacaattgcatatttatttattaattactgcccaagctaacccgatttcacatgccaccgatccagggaacatgacatgctactgtaggtagTCAGACTTATTATTCATTAAAAGATataaattttttttcatttttcaaatGAACAAAAACAAGAATCATCACTCATCCATGTCTAgttcacatgctaccgatccagagaacatagcatgctaatccatagtggtAAGTGATTGCTCTGAATGGGAACACATTAGGCACAAACTCAGCACCTGACACTTAATGATCTAGGTGTATCGAGGTAAAAGCAGAAAATGATTaagttttctagtgtactagggatttgagcactcaaaactaatagCTTTCACTAATTTCAGCAAAGCAAGCAATATGTAGATCACTAGTTTACATGGCATTCAACAATCTGTTCGCATATTCTCATCAAGCACCATATGTCAAATAAAATTCAGTGGGGCAACATTTAAGACATGGCTTAAGCAACCCAAATAACATTTGATTTCAGCAAGTATCAATAAATGATGATAGTATTCGGAATgggtcatgaaacagctcaccggGCTTTGATGGTGTAGCACTCGCTCGATCATCTCACCAACTGCAGCTCTTCTCCTTTGCTTCCTCGTGCATGCTCCAGCTTCACTCTTCTATATGTGTGCCCCATTGCTTCTCCTCATCGCCATGCTCTGACTCCACCAGGATCCCAAGGAATGTCACCTCGAACCTGGTCAGCATGTAGTGGATCGTGCACAAGCAAAAACCTGAAATAGGACTCACACAAACAACGACTACAAGTGATAGGGTAGATGCCCTCTAAGTCGTCAATCGAATATCCAATTATATAAGCATAGGAATATAGAATATGACGAGTATGATAAGAATCAGCAAGCTCAATGCTAACATGAGGATGATATTTACCATTAAGCATAAGTCTAGCATGAGGAGAATAAGTGTCATCGTCATAAATGAGAGCAATGCCACCAACAATGTATGTATCATCATATCCAAGCATACGAGTTTTCAAATCAATCTTAAGTGATGGAATCATGTAATGCAAGGTAGTAGCAAATAAACTATACAGACGCATGACATCAAGAGGATTAGGTAAACCTGGCACATCACGCTCTTGTATGATAATAGGAAAATGAATCTCAGGTTCTTCGTCTTCAACTACATCAGCTTCTTTTACTTCTTCATGAGTGATAGGTAGCGGATCTTCATCTTGATCACTTGGGCATTCAAGCTCTGGTTCATCTTGTTCCTTGGCTTCGAGAATTTCTTCTTCAATCTGAGGTCTTTCTTCCTCTGGGCTCTCGGTGTCTTGCTCAACTAAATGTGAAGGTGTTGGAACCTCACATGTATCCATGGATATCTCAGCCACACTCAACTCAAGCTGTGAAATAGTGCTGCCAGCGTTGATGTTCTTCTCAATCTTCCTTACTTCTTCCACTAGCTCTTTTCcactcttgatcttcttcatttcctctagTATCACCGGCCTAATTGGATCATCTTCGGCACTCCAAGTGAACTCGAGACTAAGCAATGTGAGCTTGTCTATATCATCAAAATCATCTTGTATGGGCACTTGTGTTGAAGGTGTTGGTTGACCAAATGGAGGACCATTTAACTCCATTGGCAACATCTCCTGGTGTTGTGGTATATGAGTAGGAGGTGAATACAATTGCTGTGGTGCATAGTTGTTGTTCTCCTCTTCATACCTAAATCCCTGCATATGATTACTAGAAGCAAACGGTGAGATCTCAGGGTTGTTGTTCCTATATGACATATTCTGGTTTTCAGGCCACCCATATGAgtaattgttttggtatgagctAGGCTGTGGGGCGAAGCTCATGCCATAACAATCGGGAGGGTGAGAGTAACCACGCTGACATTCATCGGGTGAATGGCCCTGAAATCCACAAATATGGCATGTAGAAGCAACATAAGGATGGCATCTAGAATAAGGATCATAAGAGCTAGGCCTATAAGGATCATAAGAGCTAGGCCTATCCTCAAAAACTACTTCTCGCTGCCGAGCTAAATCATCTACTCGATGGGAAATCTTACTTATCGATTCTTGAATACTTTCCGTGCTGTTTGTAGTGTTGCTCGCATAAGCATGATGATCTGAATAGTAAGCCATATCTGAGAAGATGCAATAACCTGTAGAATGACCAAGCAAAGAAAGAGAAAATAACTCGAACAAGGGTTAGGGGTCAGAGATATATCACATATATAGCacaaagggaaaaaaagaaaaacctaGTCTATAGCCTAACAAAATCGCTCGAcgctagtccccggcaacggcgccaaaatgatcGTTTGAAAGTACAGTGGGATATTTCGCCCGAACctacggatgtcgtgttctccacagggactaggcgacggCGACGATGCAAGTCTAATGCTAGATCAGATTTTACTTGCTTTCTTTTTGGTATTTTCGTAATGCTTGAGAAATTGAAATACTAACACGGACATTATCGATAAAAGGGAAGTGAACACAAATGACTATCTAACATGTAAGAGATGGAAGAAACAAGATTATAAGACACAATATAGATGGTTTACATCACAAACACACATGTATTTATATAGCACATGTACTGGAGCTAACACATGGACAACGGAATAAATTTCAGTAAGGGACAAACACACAAGGGGTGAACACATTCATATGCTAGCAGAATACTAATTCACAGAAGCAAATTCTAATAAATCAATAATCTGCCAAATTAACAAGGCCTCAACTAGTCAGATCCAACATAACAAGTACTATATTATACCAGTACCAAACTGAACAAATAacaagatgcttgcactagtcaaATCTGAACATTACACACCATACACATCTCAATTCTGAATTTTACAAAGTCTGAACCTTACAAAGTCTCAAACATCTCAATTGCACAGAtatttcagagagagagagagaagcagtaGGTAGGTTCAGAGAAGAAGGGTAGCAGGGGAAGTATAGAGAGATAGCAGCAGGAGGTTGGgggcagcagcagcaagaggaGAAGCAGAATGGGGCGCTGGAGAGAGGAGCAGCAGCAAAGGAGGCGAGGAAGTAGAGCAGCAGTAAGTGGAGAAGATCAACAGCAAGGGGgtgcaaggagagaggaagaggaacagcAGGGGAAGAAGTTGGGAAAGCAGCAGGGAGAGGCGCGCCGGCTGGAGGGAGAGGTCGCGCGAGGCGTGGTGGTGAATGGATGGCGCAGGTGGTGGATGGAGGCGTTAGTGGCGCGCTGGGGTGCGGTGGTGCTGGTGATGGATGGCTGGATGGGTGGCGGAGGcgcaccaccacgccggcctggccatggcggcggccggaggtggagaaggaggggtgagggagagagatggagatgCCAGGCCCGGTTTGGGAATGGAGGCTGCTAGGGATTTTGATCCCCTCCGATCAGATCTGAATGTTTTCACTTtggccctccttcttccttcttttggCACAAGATGATCCCTCCACTTCTTAAGCTAGTCCCCCTAAGCTTTAATCTTCTTCAAGCTTGAGTACCTCTTTCTTCTCTTCTTGCCCGTGATCTTGTTCCTCAATTCTTTCTAGACAGAAACTTGTAGATTATAGTGCCTTgtcgcacttttctgcaaaagaaacaCAATGACTAGTAAATGATTCATTATATGATTTTCATGCAAATATTCAACTAAACTTAGCAAGAATAGATGGGCATAACTCAACGAATGGTATAATTCAATGCCAAAATTatgtatatgaaatgtgcttatcacTAACATAATAAAGGGGGCCAATAAAAAGTGgcataaaaaagggggccaataaaccaggacgcaagcagcatgatcaatttttgccagggctactgttggtggcctttgtatttaaatatggacggagtggagtagtactatctttatcttagcctcatagggctctcccagcgcctaggctcgcctccccgcctcgctcactgtatcccgccatggataatcccttagatcacaggatcccgcgggctgccctctcgctgtggcccgcagcactgccgcctttgagcgaaacccacatgtgttttagaggggatccattgctctggaatcacagatcggtggcgccggaggacatgccagggctgcgtttcaggtggtaggcagcaagggcaaatcagatcgaggaagcgtcgcatcgattggagagaagttccaaggagccgCGCCTAGCGcggcacaaggcggaggcgcaagtcgatctcaggggagagatgctgagggatgtcaccatctggcagcgtcgcgttgatttcgagctagggctaatggcagagatcatattcatggagtcgaatgcggaggaaagaacgcgcatgcctgcgcaatggcatgagcagccggtgcaactgttcaaatgggcggtaggagaagccaaatcccgggaccagttgTGGCGGCGCCGCtaggcatgcatcgtaggcgaggtgagctgccctccttccccgccagcgatgcagtgacctagtcggttgctgctgcagtgaacttgcaacgccatgtcggtttgcaaccttgacaatcactccatctatatgtattgtaattcctgtgaaaatacttggtcgtttggaaaaagatggtaattgatttatcactagttttagaatgcttggtcgtgacaatcaaccgaagccacaaccagaagtctccatcgcgtaatactttacggtcggtcgcaccaacagacggtcggtcggacccgcgtctcatcgaagggacacgcatcggcttggtctgacatgtacgaccagttacatcactgacttgtgcgaccgcatttgagcagtgtagtactccctctatctcagtttacaagtcttgcacgtgtacctaggtcgttaatttgaccaacttaataagaggcatacattacgaaaaatatatcattacaaacttcaaatattctatttttaatgatatatttttatgttaaacaatttattttatataagttacattgatgacctagatacacgtgcaagccttgtaaactgagatggagggagtacttgaaatttatgttgcactaaactcatcgggagccgtttcgggcctcgaaaccaaaaccatcaattaatctttaccttgttcccatcacattccaaagtactagtgctacaattaagtgcaagcctgctcacacctactagtacgtaccaaacctgaacgtgttcccactatgcaggttttagtactagtgctagtacttaggttataaaatggggaactacctaaccaaaaattactctaccttcctcctcataagtccttcttcgtccgtccttgccatggccggtgtgcagagctctaggtcgagaactactcgtaacaagggagcggcaaccaaggctgcggaaaaaaaagagggctcgccgccacgcagagacctcgaaagatctctcacgggcaggcgatggctcccaggagcgccctagccgcggaggcgaacatgccgagctggcggcgctagagtcgttatccctcgacggcatgcccgatcagctcaataagcacctcaataagcagaaggagttcatccacggcttggtggagctgctgaaggagagcctcgacgacatgcccgctgagctcaatgagcagggggagttgaccgccggcttggtgatgctgctgaagaagagcattgcctcggagaagaaggcgaccggcgaaatcctgcaacttcaggaggacaaggcgaagctctgccacgagctcgacctgctgaaggaggagaacgccggctggaagaagctgcatgagaatagtagttcctcgatgaagatgttgcaggccctcgtcatggaacagaaggaggagttggcgaagctccgcatcgagcacccggctgctgtcaaggtacgtaatgcggccgtggaacagatgatgaaggctcgcgtcgagaaatcccgcgtcatggacagaatgaagaagatggcggaggagacgcgcaaggagatggaggtcgtggaggcgatgaagaagcagttacgactccgcggccagcaacccttcatgtagtagagagcagcgccccagacttgtgtgtgcgtcttccttcttttttggggtgataatcttccttcttcttttgctcctgtgtttcttcttttgcttcgggtgtttcgccgcacgtgtcacgttctctgcgaggcatgaatagaacaatgctaacaatgagatgactagcaaattagatcatttttatcgccatatggcactgggctgccgtgtttcgtgctcctccgtcgtactactcagtggaaaacttgagtataccgcacggttctttgctcctcctcaggtcgtcggcacatttatacgagcagtcaaatcacaaggccccgccttccagcagtaatgagccgtcaaatcacaaaggccctcgcctctcttgaaaccgaccaagctagactgccccgccctctagccttttaaaaaatgtatacttttgtacagtagtagtatcgatggattgcgccatggagcaaaactaacaagatgaaattaaagaaaaaaggtggtacatataaagagcgctcgttgccaaattatgcaaATAGTACTATTagaaaagctagtacgtgcttaaatggggtgctaaattctattaaagaaattagcatacctatttaattcttgggttcttattatttatgccactagttgtgtatcactactcagttttgccattagaagttacaactactcaaaaatgccatcgatccgtgagatgcctgctcaaaaatgcaattagatatctcaaaaatgccatcgttaagttagatgtttgctcaaaaatgccattagacattgttattttcacgtcaaacccgttgaccatgttatatgacaaaaataagccgattctcacaatgataagtgtggccccgcttgtcaggagtaaccaagcgaataattttacaggaaaataagaacgctgttgggatcaagtaggccccacactttattttactgtagtgagatagagggagagctggcatgttggtccatcggtatttatgtcattataacatggccaaagagatttgagtcacaataatggtgtccggcacaacacacccctcaaataaaactaagcaccctgaaattctttgacaactaaactgctggctatatgatgttggccatatatattgtacgtatataatgtgaagaaacgagtggtagtactataccaactaaaagatgaactgtaagaaatactagtatgtacgtactgaagagttaaagtaacgagaaggaacataacatagttctgctgggggctcagcacaacacacccctcaaataaaactaagcacacctgaaattaaactaagcaactaatcaggtagacactgcattagaaccaccatgagcaccgacactgccaccttactcggagtccatgtccacgtcctcgacttcgtccttgtccctcttcctcttggccgatacttctttgcttgaaccgcacacttggctcttgctcttcatccaacccttgtagatattgaaacaaaggtagccatccattgcagcgtagtggatgtggtctatatctagtacattccactgccatgcacgatgaaactgtgcggaggtttcttcagtttaccgtacgaaggatgaaccatggctcctgccagggtcagcattgaaggctgatcatgggagggcaccagcccattcttctggaggtcgaaggggttgcctacaacgaggcctatccgatccaggactcttctgtcgttcgtaaagtctacagtaacgaatttgactcggccgcccttgaggaagttcttaaattcctcgcactcaacgtcggcatggcatatgtggtagaccaagcataagtcatgcacgcaaacctggatcacggcgggcttcatcttctcttcctcctttagattcttctctttgtccagggttgtggtgtactcaacatctagcccagcgacccactcatcatttgagttttcgaacatgcgtctgaagcgagcaaggcatcctttcaccgtcgcggaagaacgggtgtagatgacgtcgaactcatcgccggtgatggttctaaccttgtactcaccgctgatcatggagatttgggac
Coding sequences within:
- the LOC123078288 gene encoding uncharacterized protein — encoded protein: MSFAPQPSSYQNNYSYGWPENQNMSYRNNNPEISPFASSNHMQGFRYEEENNNYAPQQLYSPPTHIPQHQEMLPMELNGPPFGQPTPSTQVPIQDDFDDIDKLTLLSLEFTWSAEDDPIRPVILEEMKKIKSGKELVEEVRKIEKNINAGSTISQLELSVAEISMDTCEVPTPSHLVEQDTESPEEERPQIEEEILEAKEQDEPELECPSDQDEDPLPITHEEVKEADVVEDEEPEIHFPIIIQERDVPGLPNPLDVMRLYSLFATTLHYMIPSLKIDLKTRMLGYDDTYIVGGIALIYDDDTYSPHARLMLNGKYHPHVSIELADSYHTRHILYSYAYIIGYSIDDLEGIYPITCSRCLCESYFRFLLVHDPLHADQVRGDIPWDPGGVRAWR